Below is a window of Petrotoga sp. 9PWA.NaAc.5.4 DNA.
TTGTACCAATTTCCAACAAGCGTGGTTGGACAAATTACTAACACTGGCTCCCCTAACGCCTTTTCTTCTTTCATTTTCAAGATTACCGATATTACCTGCACTGTTTTACCTAAACCCATATCGTCAGCTATACACACATTGAAACCTTTTTTTAAGTTTGTATATAACCATCTAAATCCTTCTTTTTGATAATTCCTCAATTCTGCGTTAAGAGTAGTTGGTAATCTAACAGGACTAATTTTTCTCAACTCTTCTAAGAACTTTTGAATGTTGTTATCTAAAATAATCGGTATCCCGTTTATTTCTTGAGTAAGTATTACTTTCAAAGTATCAAAATCAGAATCTATTTTTATTTTTTTAACTTTTTGCATCATGACTTCAAATTCTTGTGGATCTAAAAATACATAATTTTCTTTTATTTTAACTATTCCCTTTGTTTTTTGCACCAATTTCATAAATTCTTCAAAAGAAATCTCTGATTCTCCAATCAGAACCGTGTAATCAAATTTTATGAGTTGAGAAAGAGACAAATATGTCAATTGAGAATCTTTAGATTTGGCTTTCAACGCTAATTTTGGTCTCAATAATTTTTGAAGAGCTTTAGGGGCCAATATTTCAACATCTAAAAGTTTTAAAATTGGCATTGCATTTATCATGATTTCTGATAATTGTTCGGGTGTGACGCTTATTTGAGGGCTCTTCTTTTTCAAAAACTCACCGAAAAACTCCGCATATTTGGATATTGTAGCTATTTGTTTAAGTACTTCTGATTTTCCATCTTCTTGACTTTCAAAAAAGCTTTTTATGTCTTTTAAAGTGTCGAAAGGACTGTCTTTTCTGTAAATATCAAGTGAGAGGTTGAATAACATTTGTCCCAATTCTTCTATACTAATCACCAATTGGTATTTACTTTGTTTTAATAGTAACGGTTCTAAATAATTTTTGATACTTGTAAAAGTGCGTTTTTCCTCGAACTTTAGTGCTTTATATACTTTAGATTTAAAAAATACTTCCGTTATCTTATTTTTTTCTTTAGGTTCGTAATACTTATTTATTAAGTATCTGAGATATTGGGATATAAGATATTCCACAACCTTTTCTTTTTTCAAGTATTGACCAATTTCATTTTTTACTATACCTTCTGGAACAATTGATTTTAAATAATTAAGATTATCAGTAATAGACTCATTAAATTCAATCGGAAAATAACCTATGACAAAATCTTCATCGTTTAATTTTTCAGGCATAGGAATAAAAGCTTTCATATCTATTAGCTTATACACAAATGAAAATAAATTTTTTAAAAATAAAGATTTTTCATTATCTCCATTTGTTTCAGTAAGAGACATAGAGTCGAATAAATCAAAAAAATCTTCTGACGAAACAAGGTAATATTCCTTTTGTTTTTGATAATTAATTTCTTTTAACGGTTCTCCTTTTAATAATATGTTTGGGTTCAAAAGAGAATATATGACTTCTATCTGTGTTTCTTTGAAATAAGGCTTTAGTTCTTCATTGATCTTATTGTTTTTATAAACAGCTTCACGTAACTTTTCGTACATTTCCAAAAGAAGTGCTTTAAAAGATTTTCCGTCGTAGAAATAAGCTTCCTCTGGAAGTAAATTTATCACTTTTTGAATATCGTAAATCTCATCAATAAGTTCTGGCTTTTCTATTTTTTCGGAACTTTCTTTATGATAATCGTCAGTAAATATGTGATCATAAGATTTTTCTGTTTCTTTAGCTATTTCTATTAACTCATCCTTTTTCATTCCATGCATTTCAAAAATCAAAAAAGGATCTTTATCTATTTCATCAGTGATAATATAAAATACTGCGGCCAGATGCTTACAGGGATTAGCCCAATCAGGGCACGAACAGTAAGCCCCTATATCTTTCCATTTTTCTGGAAACAATTTTATTCCCATTTCTTTGGTTATATCAAAAAGTTCTTGTGGAAGAGTTCCTGTAAGTAATATGGCCGAAAGATCTATTCTATCATGAAGTACTTTTTTAATTTTTTCTTTTTCTTCTTCACTAAACGGTGTCAAAGAAATAACTTCTTTGTATGGAACTGGTCTGGTACCTTGAACTCTTGCGACAATTTTAGAATTTTTCTGAATTTTTATATCGAGAACAGCTCCTTTTTTCGCATAACTTCTTCCTCGAGGTAATCTGTTAGTATCTCTATCAATCTTTTCAAGGGCTTCTACCCATTTTTTCCCCCACCATGTTTTACCAAATACATACTTACCGGCCATGCTTCTCTCCTCATTTTAACAATAAAATCTTTTTAATAAAATAGGGAGCAAAACGCTCCCTATTGGTCAGCCTCAAAAATTTTTGGATTAGAAGGAATAAAACAAAACTTTTGTGGTGTATTTTTTCCAACTAAAAGTCTAATCCGCTCTCCTTTAAATTCACACTCAACTATTTTGTGCGAAGAATCATAAATATATGTTTCTACAGTAATTGCCTCAAAACCATTTTCTACAACTTTTACTTCTTCTGGCCTAAAGCAAAGTTTATACTTCCCGTTTTTATCGTTAAATTTTAATATATCAAATACGTTGCCTTGTTTGATTTCAACGTCTATTGTATTCAATCCTAATCTTGAAGTAAGCCCCATAACTTTTAAACTATTTGGGTTGTTATATACTTCAAACGTTTTTCCAAACTGTAAAATTTCTCCGTCATCTAAAATTGCTATATAGTTACTTATAGCTAAAGCATCCTCTGGATCGCTAAAAACGATTATCGTTGTTTTTCCTAACTCAATAATAAATTTTTTTAGAAGTGTTCTCATCTGTACGTGAAGCTTTCTATCTAATTGGCTTAAAGGTTCATCAAGAAGTAATAACTTACATTCATGTAATTTTTCTCTTCCTATGGCTATTAATTGTTTCATTCCTTCTGGCAACTCTTTTGGTTTCACTTCTAAATAATTTGGTAAACCATCAAGCTCTTGCGCTGCTTTTGATGCCACCTCGTACACTTCTTTCTTTTTCTTTCCACTTATATACAACGGGAAACCAAGATTCATTCGAGTATCTAAATGAGGAAAAATTGCATAACTTTGAAAAACAAATCCTACTTTTCTATCTTTGGAAGGATAATCTTCTATCCTTTCATCTCCTAAAATTATATAACCTGAATCGATTTTATTCAAGCCAGCAAGTGTTCTTAAAAGAACAGTTTTTCCAGAACCAGAAGAACCTAAAATTGATAAAACTTCTCCCCCACTAATTTCAAAAGAGATGTTTTTAAGACGAAAGTTTCCTATGTGTGCGTTGAGATTTTCGACTTTTAAAGAGTCTTTAATTGAAACTGCTACCATCTTTTTCACCTCCCTTCATTAAAAATTAAAGAAAAGAAAGTGAACTCATTTACATTAAAATTATACACCCTAATCATAAAATTTTTAAATTAAACGAGTAATTATCTATATTTCTTTACATTGCAGTTGCGGGGACATATTCAATGTATCTAAAACTTTTTCAAGTAAAATGCCTTCTCTTTTTGGATATTTGTAACCGTGACTTGCTCTCAAACACATAGTAACAAATTGTGTGGCCCTATCTATAGCGATAGGTAAACTGTCACCGTTTAAAATACTTCCCACGATTACACTTGTAAAAGCATCTCCCGTACCTGGATACAAGGCATGAATATAATCGTTTGTTACCTTCCAAAATCTTCCATCGCTTTTATCGTACGCAATTACTCCCGTTCTTGATTTATTCTTTTGAGGAATACTTGTTATAATAACTATTTGTGGACCCATATCAGATAATCTTATTAACCAATTTTTTAATACTTTCTCACTAACATTTTCATCAAATTTTTCTCCTAATAGAAAAGATGCTTCCGTAAAATTGGGGGTTATTAGATTTGATTTAGAAACTAATTTTTTCATCTCTTGAACTAATTCGTTTGTAATTGTTGGATAAAGCACTCCATCATCACCCATAACCGGATCTACAACAACTAATGTATTACCATTTTTTGAAAAATATTCGATAAAATCTATAGTAATATCTATTTGCTTTTCAGAACCTAAAAAACCACTATAGATTGCATCAAAACTTAAATCTAATTTTTTCCAATGATCTATATATTCTTTCAAATAGTTTGTTAAATCTAAGAAAGTGTACCCTTCAAATCCGCCCGTATGCGTAGACAAAATAGCGGTAGGAACAGCACATACTTGTATCTTCATAACTGATAAAACAGGAATCGCTACATTTAAAGAAGCTTTACCAAATCCTGACAAATCATGAATAGCTGCTACCCTTTTTATTGGCTTCTCGTTCAAGGGATTTTCCTCCTCATTGTTTTCCCAATTTATTATATTCTATAGCTATTTCTGCTCCAACAATTGCATTATTTAAAATTAACTCAATGTTTGCTTCTAAACTTTCTCCTTTTGTCAATTCTTTTATTTTAGAAAGTAAAAAAGGTGTTAATTCTTTACCTTTTATACCTTTATCTTCAGCTTCATTTATTGCTTGATCTACTATTTTATTGATTGTTTCTTTATCCATCGAATATTTCTCTGGAATAGGATTTGCTATCAATATTCCACCTTGTAATCCTAAATCCCATTTCGCTTTCATTATTAGGCCAGCTTCTTTAGCCGAATCTATTCTATATGGGACTTTTATACCACTTCGTCTTGAATAAAAAGACGGTATCTCGTCGGTTTGATAACCAATCAAAGGAACACCAAATGTTTCAAGGTATTCTTTTGTAAGTTCTAAATCTAAAATTGCTTTAGGACCAGCACAAACTACAGCAATGTTAGTTTTTGCAAGCTCTTGCAGGTCTGCTGAAATATCAAAGGTTTGTTGGGCTTTCCTATGTACCCCACCTATTCCTCCTGTTACAAAAACTCTTATATCTGCTAAATTAGAAATTATCATTGTAGCAGCTACAGTTGTCGCAGCGTTTAATCGTTTAGCGATTATAACAGGTAAATCCATCCTGCTTGCTTTTAAAACATCTTTAGAACTACCCATAAACTCTAATTCTTCTTCAGTTAACCCAACTTTTATTTTTCCATTTATTATTGCGATTGTTGCTGGTGTAGCTCCTTTGCTTCTTATTATATTTTCAACATTTTTTGCTACGGTTATATTTTCAGGATACGGCATACCATGCGAAATTATCGTTGATTCTAAAGCTACAATTGGCTTTTTTTGTTCTAATGCTTGGAATACTTCATCTTTAACTTCAAGATATTTATAGAATTGCAATTAAATCACCTCAAAATTATTATTTTTATTAATTTTAAAAAGATCTATACATAAAACCCGCATAAATCTAAAAGCTTACTTTTTAAAAAATCTATTTCTAAAATTCTTAATTATTATTTTATTAAATTATAACACGTAAATAAAAGAAGGGTTATTTGGAAAAAGTGAAGGAGATAAAGAGATCTGTTACCTTTTCTATAATATTTAATCTTAAATCAAACTCTCTTATTATAATTTTTCCAAAAAGTTTTTATAAGCTTGAGAAAAAGTCGGTAAAACTCTTTCAAAGTTTTTTACAATTAATCCTTTATCTACAAATTTTTTGTAGACATCTTTAATCAAATTTTCATCATCAGTCCATATTTTTATTGTTGCCCCTTCAATTGAGAACTTCTGGGAGTTAGGTAAATTGTTCAAAATTTCTTCTAATTTTTCTTTTTCTATCTCTTTCATCAATTCGATTACATAACAAGGTTCATTTTGTGTGATATCTTGTAATTGTTTTGTTGTTCCTTCAAAAACAATTTCACCTTTATTTATCATGATTATCCTATCACAAAGACTTTCGACAACGTAAGGATCATGAGTAGCTATTAACATTGATGTTCCTTCCTTTTTTAGCTTCCTCATATATTCTATTGTTTCTTCCTTTGAAGCTATGTCTAATCCGTCCGTTGGTTCATCCATTATTAGTAGCCTTGGAGAATGTATAAGTATAGTCAAAAGTTTTGCTTTTTGTTTCATACCTTTTGAAAAGATACCTAATTTCTTTTTAAATACATCTTGCAAATCAAACATCTCTAAAAGTTCTTCAACGATTGAATTATCTTCAACCTCATGAAGTGTTTTAAATAGTTCAATATATTGTTCCAAAGTTAATTGTGGGTATACCTGAGCACCTTCAGGTAAGTAACCCATCTGTCCGTAGATCTTTTCTCTTTCCTTCTTATCTAAAGGATTGTATTCAAAAATTTGAATATTCCCCTTTGTAGGATAAAGAATTCCTAACAGTACTCTAACAAGGGTTGTCTTACCGGCTCCGTTTGGCCCTACTAAACCAACACTTTCACCTTGGTATGTGCTTAAAGAAACATTATGCAACACAAGTTGTTTATTATCATAAGTAAAATCAATATTAGATGCATCAATATGCTTATTCACCTTTAATAACCTCCTCTACACTACGAAATCTTTAATTTCTATGTTTCTTACAGATAAAAAGAGACATAATAGCGAATAAACTAACAAAATTGGAATTAAAAATTTAAAAAATATGCCAGTGTTTTTTATAAGAAACGACAAACTAAATAACAAAATTGGGAGAACTATAAGAAATATAATTAAAAGTATCTTTCTTAACAGATCCACTTTTGTAAAAATTACACCTAAGGTAACTCCCAACGACGCAAAAATTATAGTAATTAACAATACATATAACCACACAGAAATATTATCGTATTGCACATACAAAGGTAAGGTTAACAATGTAAACACAATCAAATAGGTATAACCGATAACAATTCCAAAAAACACACCATTAATCCATTTAGAAAAGATATATTCAAATGGTTTGATCCCTGATGTTAATACCATTTCAGCTGCTCTAATTTGTTTATCTATTAAAAGAAAACCAAAAGGCAAAGTTAAAGCTGTTACCCCTCCGCCTAAAAAAGCCATTTGTTGTAAATATATATTATAATAGAACTCCGAAAGTTGAGTAAAACGAGTGATAAGTCCATATAAAAAACCAAAACCTAAACCAAACATAAAAAAGTACATTAAAACCAATATTTTTGAGCATAACAAATCTGTTTTTGCAATTGCCATAACTTTCTTTAGCATAAAATCATCTCCTTTATCTAATAAAATCTTTAATTCCCAATATTTTTTATTGATAAAAACAACCATAGAAGTGCGTAAATAGTTAAAATGATAAGGGAAAATTTTAATATCAAATCAAGGTTTAAATGTTGGAGAATTTCTATACTTCTTAGATATTCTAAATTACTTATTATATAAAAAGCAAGAATTAAAATTAGAATGACTAGAAAAGAAGTGGGAACTTTAGAAATGAGAGTTTTCAGAAAATAATCTTTTGAATTTAAAATGGGCCCAGGGCGGAGTCCTCCCCCCTTCTTTGGCTACACATAGCGAAAAACTAAAGAAATTAAGAATCAGTAAGAATTAGAACACGGTATAACTGCTATCAATAAAACTAAAAGAATCTTTAATAAGATTCCATTCTTTGCAAACATTATTCCTAATACTACACTAAATGCTGAAAATGCTATAGCTACTAAAATTACATTAACCCAAATATCCAAACTTCCATATTGTGCGTACAAGGAAGTAGTTAATGAAATAAAAATGACTAAATAACTGTAACCAGTAATTATTCCAGAGATTATACCTTAAAACCATTTAGCAAATACGTACTCTTTTGGCTTCAACTTTGTTGTTAAAATCATCTCAGAAACCTGGAATCTTTTTTCTTGGGAGATACTATAAGAAGGGATAGCAAAAGATAATGATGCTTAAAAAATTACTCCGCACCGTAACCATAAAAATAAAAATTTTGAGTTTAGAAAATCTGTTTTAATTAAAGAAATAATTTTTTTGATATAGAAATTCACCTCTTTGCCATAAGAATATCCAAAAAGTCGAAAATCTCTTGATATAATCCATATTGAGTTTGAGTTGGAGGAGAACCTGGATCTCCTAAAACAGCATTACTTACCAAGTAAGAATCTGATAAAATAGCGATTTGTCCAGAACCAAAGGATTTTTTTTAATTTGTACATTATTATTTTCTATTTTTTGTTCATTTTGGTATTGACTTTTACACAGCCTGAACTGATTATTCTTGTCCCCACCCAATATTTAAAGCAAAATTATCTTTGCATCTTTTGGAATGTGTTCTGTGCGATGAGTAATCATAATGCCAAAGGTTTCTGAACCTAAGATAAACTCTAAAGAAACTAAAATTTGATTAATGGTTAAGTCATCTAGTGATGCAAAGATTTCGTCCAATAAAAGTATAGGTTTCTGTCTATAAAAAGCTATTGCTAAACATCTTCGAGAACGTTGCCCTTGAGACATTTCCTTTCCATTATCGTGCATAACTGTGTCGAATCCTTCTGGAAGACTGGCCACATAATCATAAATTCCAGCCTTTTTGCTTGCTTCAATAAGTTTTTGTTTATCAGCATTTGCTTCAAATGCAATATTCCCGCCTATGATACCATTAAAAACATATGGATTTTGAGAAATATAGGTAATCCATTTTTAATTCAAAGGTATTCTCTGATTCTTTTGGTATTTCTAAATATATGCTTCCATAATTTGCCGAAAGTAAACCAAAGAAAGTCTTGAATAAAGTTATTTTTCCTACCCCACTTCTTCCCTATATATATGTCATTTTACCAGATTTTGCTCGAAAGGATAAATGTTCTAAAAGAGGTCTATTTCCCCCAAATAAAATTTTCAGCTTCATAAGATTTAATTTCAAAAATATGATCAAATACATCCTCTGTTGATTTATTTAGTTTTGAGACATGCTGTTGAAGTTTTTTAGTCTCAATTTCTAGTTTTTTCCCAAAACGTTATATAACTTCTGAAAGCAAAAGAGTTAGTAAAAAGCTATCAGTATAAGGCGGATATCAAAATTAACCACATAGCCGAGTACAAATATTAAGGATAAGATACTAGATACTATTTCTACTTTTTTATACCCACTAAATTGAAGGAATCGTTTAAATCCGATGTAAAAGAGTCACTAAGTCTCCATGAATAAATGAATTAAGATTTGATGGAGATATTTCACTAATCCTTTCATAAAAAAGGCTTCTCAATATGTGTGCAATATTACAATAATATTTTTTGTTCCATCGTTTAGTTATACAGCCAGCAATCAGCATAATAAGTCTAAAAACAAAAAAACATGGCTAAACTAAAAATAATTTGATGCGCATTTCCTTTCCGCAAATCTTCTTTCAATAGTATTAGATAATAAACACTTAATAGGTAGACTATTGATTGGAATACTTTTAATGTAACAATAGCAAAGAAATAACGTAATTCTCCCTTTAATATTCTTTCTATGGTAAAAACGTTTTTTCTTATACTTTCTTTAGCCCCTATCATTTCCCCCCCTGTTTCGTAGAATTATCTTTTAATGCCTTAATGATTCAAAATATTAATTCCTATTTACTTATTATCATATCTTTTTTCACTTGTTTTAACTCAAAATCTTCTCCTTATCTTTTTCTGCATAAAATAAGGCTAATATTCCTGAAATTACAAAACTAATAAATAAAACAGTGAAAACTAATAAATCAAATTTAGGAAAGTTTATTGCAATTATTACTCCAAACATGATAGCAATAGTGAAGATAGAAGAAAGTTTATTATATCTATACCAAATACAATAACCTTCAACTAAAATACAGGCAATTGTCCATACGATAGCAGCAATAGCACATAAAATATAACTCCATCCCCCTATTATGATTATCGCTGGTAGTGAAAGAAGAAGAATAATCGTTCCAATTAATCCACCCGTTAATCCTCTAATCAACAAAATTGTCCTTGCACTTGAAATAACTAAAAAATAGTCTATTAACTCTTTTGACTTGTCTATTCTTCTAAATTTATCTGATTGAACAAACAAGGGTACTGTTACAATTAAAAGTATGGGAAGATAATTTAAAAAAGACAAACCGATATATTTTGAGATGACAAGTAAAATATATATAATGATAGAAATTGATATAACAACAAACCAAAGTGGTTTATTTAATGATTTAATCTCTAACCAAAAAATATATTTCATTGTTTAATCACCGCCTTTTCTTTATCCAAAAATACTCCAATTAGGATGTCTATCATAAAAAAAATTAAAATGGAAACCGAAGTAAAATGAATCCACGAAATATTTATTTGTCTGATAAGCTGTAAAAAAGGAAGTATGATAATAGACATAAAAAAGAATATCAAATAGATAATTCCATAGACCCATTGAACTTTTAATGAGAAAAGTAGGTAAGTAGAATTACTCAAAGCGATGAGGAAACCTAGCACACATGGTATTAATAAAATGTAGAAAAAAACAGTAACAGTAAATGAACTTTTAAAAATCAACAACATGATTAAAGCAAGTATTAATGAACTTGGAATAACAAAAAAAGTTGACATTAAAGCTCCGAAAAGACTAACTGATAATACATAACCATTAGGACTTATTGGCATAGCTAAAATGTAATCAAACATTTCTCTTTTCCAATCTTCTTTGAAATTAGTGGCTGAACTTGCTACAAATAGAGTAGAACTGATCAGAAAAAAGAATAATCCATTCCACGGGTTTGAATCATCTAATAAGCTCAATAATATAGAGAAGAGTGAAAAAATAACTATATACATAGCACAAAAGATCTTATTTAAATTAGGAGTCTGCTTAAATTTTCTAATATTACGTTTAAATTCACGCCAAAATATAGCTTTAAGCATCTCTTTTTTTCTCCTTTCTATAAACATCTTCAAGAGTTGTCTGCACTTTGTCTATACTCTTTATTTCTATATTTTCCTTAGAAATAACATTTATAACATCAGATATCTTCCCTGTCATAAGTCTTATGAAAATCCTTTTTTCTTTAGAGTCATAAGAAGTAAAACCATACATCTCTAAGGATCTTAATAATGAATTTGGTGCTTCATCGTTTATAATTATCTGGTAATCTTCACTCTCGTTTTTTAAAATATTTTCTATTGAATCCATTTTCACGATCTTTCCATTGAAAATAAAAATAACCTTATTACATATTTGCTGAAGCTCGTATAGGTCATGAGAACTTATCAACATCGGGATTTTAGTTAAAGTAAGCTCTTTGATAAGATCCCTTACCAGAAGTTTTCCATCTACATCTAACCCACTTGTTGGTTCATCCATTATTATAGCTTTTGGTTCTCTTAAGAATAAACGCGCAATAGTTAATCTTTGCTTCATACCCCTTGAAAATGTTTTAACAAGTTTATTTCTAACGTCGTAAAGCTCAACTTTTTTAAGAATGTTATCTATATTACTAATTTTTGCATGATATACCATTGAATAAAATTTAAGATTTTCATAAGCTGTTAGATCGTCATCTACCCCCGGATGATCCAATACAAAATCGATCTTCTTTCGAGCGTTCAAACTTGAATAAGGATTTTCACAGAAAACTTTTACTTCACCAGCAGAGGGTTTCAGAAGTCCGAGTATAAGTTTTATAGTTGTCGTTTTTCCAGCTCCGTTTGGTCCTACATAAGCAATAACATCTCCTTCTTGCATGTCGAATGAAATGTTATCTAAAACTTTTGTTTTTCCAAACTTTTTTTCAACGTTATTGAGAAAAATCATCGAACCACCTACCTTTATGTGGATGCGATGCTCTTTGTCACAGCTAGGGTGTGGCAGCAGACGGGGTAGTTTAACCATTTTAAATTCAAATGCTTATTTTTAGAAAATCTTCTTTATAAACGTTCCTAATCTCTTCTAACATGGTTCCAATTAATTCTTACTGTTCTTTGCTAAAGTAAAGTCCGTCATAACTTACCTTTTTATTTTTAATGTATTCTCATATTACATTTAACAAGATTGTTAATATTAAAAATTAAACCCGAATCATTATCATATATATATAAGTTTTCTTCATTAATCTGATATCTTAGAAAATTAGACATTTTGTTCACTCCAACTGTTTTGCTTTAACATCAAATTTATTGTTCTATTGCATATGTCATTAAAATAGTCGGAGTGGTCTATTATTATGCATATTTTTTCACATAATTCTGTCCCTATAAACGTTTTAATTAACTCTCTTGTTTCTTTATCTAAATGTGCAGCTGCTTCATCAAAAATAAATAAATCAGAGGAATCTGATTTTATAAGTGCACGCGCTATTGCTACTTTTTGTATTTCTCCTCCAGAAAGCTTTACCCCATTTTCCCCTACTAAGGTCTTATCCTTTAAAGGAAGGTTATCTATAAACTGCTTTAACCCGGATTTTTTTAGTGCTGTCTCGTATTTTTCCTCACTTACGTCTCCTACTATTTTTATATTGTTTTCTATGGTATCGTTGAATAAGAATATTTTCTGTGAAACTATTGATATTCTACTTCTTAAAGATCTTTTTGAAAGGTTTTTCAACTCTATAGAATTTATTAAAATTTCACCATCATAATTGCCATATAAACCTAATATCAACCTTATGATTGTAGACTTTCCACTACCATTGGGTCCTTTCAAAAGTAATTTATCCCCTCTTTTTGTTTTTAAATTAAAATTATTTAATACATTCTCTTTCCCATCAGGATATCTAAATGTCACATTTTTCATTTCTATATTATTTATTTCGTTTATTTTTATTTTGTCGGATGTTTCACTCTCTTGTGGATACTTTAAGAAGAAATCCTTGATTCTATCAAGAGCTACAAAAGCTGGTTTGAAAGTAAACATACTTAAATTCCAATTGATTACTGGAGCATATAATTTTCCAAAATATCCGACAAATGCCATATAAGTTCCTATTGATAAACTTTCTTGGAGGACACCTTTTCCACCTATATAGAGAAGAAGAACACTTACAATTGAAGAAAGAAGAATAATAGCTTCAGAGCCAAC
It encodes the following:
- a CDS encoding DEAD/DEAH box helicase, yielding MAGKYVFGKTWWGKKWVEALEKIDRDTNRLPRGRSYAKKGAVLDIKIQKNSKIVARVQGTRPVPYKEVISLTPFSEEEKEKIKKVLHDRIDLSAILLTGTLPQELFDITKEMGIKLFPEKWKDIGAYCSCPDWANPCKHLAAVFYIITDEIDKDPFLIFEMHGMKKDELIEIAKETEKSYDHIFTDDYHKESSEKIEKPELIDEIYDIQKVINLLPEEAYFYDGKSFKALLLEMYEKLREAVYKNNKINEELKPYFKETQIEVIYSLLNPNILLKGEPLKEINYQKQKEYYLVSSEDFFDLFDSMSLTETNGDNEKSLFLKNLFSFVYKLIDMKAFIPMPEKLNDEDFVIGYFPIEFNESITDNLNYLKSIVPEGIVKNEIGQYLKKEKVVEYLISQYLRYLINKYYEPKEKNKITEVFFKSKVYKALKFEEKRTFTSIKNYLEPLLLKQSKYQLVISIEELGQMLFNLSLDIYRKDSPFDTLKDIKSFFESQEDGKSEVLKQIATISKYAEFFGEFLKKKSPQISVTPEQLSEIMINAMPILKLLDVEILAPKALQKLLRPKLALKAKSKDSQLTYLSLSQLIKFDYTVLIGESEISFEEFMKLVQKTKGIVKIKENYVFLDPQEFEVMMQKVKKIKIDSDFDTLKVILTQEINGIPIILDNNIQKFLEELRKISPVRLPTTLNAELRNYQKEGFRWLYTNLKKGFNVCIADDMGLGKTVQVISVILKMKEEKALGEPVLVICPTTLVGNWYKECEKFAPTLKVSIYHGNYRTLEDTCDVIITTYSVVRNDIDYLKTKEFSILVIDEAQNIKNSDTKQSRATKSLKAQKRIAVTGTPIENRLSELWSLYDFLMPGYLGKKKYFLEIFAKPIERYNDAKVANKLQKLISPFMIRRLKTDKKIIQDLPEKFTYNEYVYLKPEQAALYKEIVEKAEEELENLQEYKGIQRKGLILKILTSLKQICNHPVNYTKKGKISAYESGKSERLLDLLQSILNNDEKAIIFTQYKEMGDILKQIIFEEMDIEPLFFHGELNRKMRDQLIEDFQTKHKYPIMILSLKVGGTGLNLTAANHVIHYDLWWNPAVENQATDRAFRIGQTKDVLVHRFITLNTFEEKINEMLEKKKELLDNIVLAGENWITKLSNEEIKELFKMGK
- a CDS encoding ABC transporter ATP-binding protein — encoded protein: MVAVSIKDSLKVENLNAHIGNFRLKNISFEISGGEVLSILGSSGSGKTVLLRTLAGLNKIDSGYIILGDERIEDYPSKDRKVGFVFQSYAIFPHLDTRMNLGFPLYISGKKKKEVYEVASKAAQELDGLPNYLEVKPKELPEGMKQLIAIGREKLHECKLLLLDEPLSQLDRKLHVQMRTLLKKFIIELGKTTIIVFSDPEDALAISNYIAILDDGEILQFGKTFEVYNNPNSLKVMGLTSRLGLNTIDVEIKQGNVFDILKFNDKNGKYKLCFRPEEVKVVENGFEAITVETYIYDSSHKIVECEFKGERIRLLVGKNTPQKFCFIPSNPKIFEADQ
- a CDS encoding pyridoxamine kinase, whose protein sequence is MNEKPIKRVAAIHDLSGFGKASLNVAIPVLSVMKIQVCAVPTAILSTHTGGFEGYTFLDLTNYLKEYIDHWKKLDLSFDAIYSGFLGSEKQIDITIDFIEYFSKNGNTLVVVDPVMGDDGVLYPTITNELVQEMKKLVSKSNLITPNFTEASFLLGEKFDENVSEKVLKNWLIRLSDMGPQIVIITSIPQKNKSRTGVIAYDKSDGRFWKVTNDYIHALYPGTGDAFTSVIVGSILNGDSLPIAIDRATQFVTMCLRASHGYKYPKREGILLEKVLDTLNMSPQLQCKEI
- a CDS encoding pseudouridine-5'-phosphate glycosidase; this translates as MQFYKYLEVKDEVFQALEQKKPIVALESTIISHGMPYPENITVAKNVENIIRSKGATPATIAIINGKIKVGLTEEELEFMGSSKDVLKASRMDLPVIIAKRLNAATTVAATMIISNLADIRVFVTGGIGGVHRKAQQTFDISADLQELAKTNIAVVCAGPKAILDLELTKEYLETFGVPLIGYQTDEIPSFYSRRSGIKVPYRIDSAKEAGLIMKAKWDLGLQGGILIANPIPEKYSMDKETINKIVDQAINEAEDKGIKGKELTPFLLSKIKELTKGESLEANIELILNNAIVGAEIAIEYNKLGKQ
- a CDS encoding ABC transporter ATP-binding protein; the protein is MNKHIDASNIDFTYDNKQLVLHNVSLSTYQGESVGLVGPNGAGKTTLVRVLLGILYPTKGNIQIFEYNPLDKKEREKIYGQMGYLPEGAQVYPQLTLEQYIELFKTLHEVEDNSIVEELLEMFDLQDVFKKKLGIFSKGMKQKAKLLTILIHSPRLLIMDEPTDGLDIASKEETIEYMRKLKKEGTSMLIATHDPYVVESLCDRIIMINKGEIVFEGTTKQLQDITQNEPCYVIELMKEIEKEKLEEILNNLPNSQKFSIEGATIKIWTDDENLIKDVYKKFVDKGLIVKNFERVLPTFSQAYKNFLEKL
- a CDS encoding ATP-binding cassette domain-containing protein, yielding MTYISQNPYVFNGIIGGNIAFEANADKQKLIEASKKAGIYDYVASLPEGFDTVMHDNGKEMSQGQRSRRCLAIAFYRQKPILLLDEIFASLDDLTINQILVSLEFILGSETFGIMITHRTEHIPKDAKIILL